Within the Eucalyptus grandis isolate ANBG69807.140 chromosome 1, ASM1654582v1, whole genome shotgun sequence genome, the region TATCGTCAAATAGCTTCGGCCAATGAACGGTCGCGTGTAGACTCGCGCCCTCGAAGCGCGCTTCTCCCCACGCGCCGCCTCTTTCACTGCAGGACCGCCGCCGGGAACCGCGGGAAATTACCGTTATGTTGATTTGGCGTCGACGGAGAACACGACAAATCCAAGATTTGTTTAATGCTTTTAAAGCTGCCAACGATGGCCGAACAATGGCCGTCCTCATCTCTCCCCAGCAAAGCAATCCCAGTTCTTCCCTCGTATTTTTAGggcttcaaaaatattttttagaagttatttttcagaaaaatgataatattttctaatattcgataaaaaaaatactttttgctTATCAAATTAGCGAGGTGAGTATCAAACTTGAGAATCGCCAAATCGATGAGTGCGAATTTGAAATCGACGAGCTTGAGTGTACTTAgtcgaagaaagaagaagatggaaaataaagaaaagaaaaatgaaaaatgaaattaaaaataatttgaattaaaaagaaaaaaagaaaattaaaaaatatttcgaataaaaaaaaagaaaataagaaaaaaatgaaagaaggaaGTGAGATTTATAAATGTGTAGGATAAAAGagatcaattaaaaaaaatatttttttaaattatttttcgcgaaatgaaCGGACTCCGTACGGAAAGCGCCAAAAAATCGCCGGTCAACGCCAACAACCGACGacgaagaagtagaagaagaagcagaagaagaagcagccgcAAAGGAGGAAAAATCGAACTCGCGTTCGACTAATCAAAGTCCCCCGGAACCGCAGCCTCGTCATCGGAGAGTTATTTTCGGGTCTCTTTTTCCAACTTCCTCCGGCCGATCCGAGCTCCGTCCTCGCCGTTCCCTGCGATCCAGATGAAGCCGCGGTTATGGGCGATCGGCTTGCTGGCGACGGTGCTGATCACGGCCTGCAGCAGAGTCCAATCGAAGTGCAGCAGCGGCTGCGACTTGGCCCTGGCCTCGTACTACGTCCGGCAGAGCACCACCCTGTCGTTCATATCCCAGGTCCTGTCGGCGTCGGTCGCGGACATCGTCAGCTACAACAAGGACAAAATCTCGAACCCGAACAGCGTCCAGACGGGGTTCAGGATCAACGTCCCCTTCAGCTGCGGCTGCATCAACGACTCGTTCCTCGGGCACGAGTTCAGTTACACGGTGACCCAGGGCGACACCTACGATGAGGTCGCGACGCAGTACTACTCGAACTTGACGACCGTGGGATGGTTGCAGGCGTTCAACTCTTATCCCGCGACCAATATACCGCTCAACTCCGTTTTGAAAGTGGTTGTTAATTGTTCGTGCGGGAACGGCACTGTTTCCAAGGATTATGGATTGTTCATCACGTATCCGCTGAGGCCGGTGGACACTCTTGGGTCGGTCGAGGCGGAGGTGAATTTGCCGCGTACTTTGCTGCAGAGCTATAATCCTGGTGTGGATTTTAGCCAAGGGAGTGGTCTGGTGTATATTCCAGGGAAAGGTAagttttttttcaagtttcccTTGAGGACATGCTTATTTGGTTTTGCTAATTTTCCATCCGAGCAAAGAAATTCTCAGCAACCGGATGATTAAGAAGGAGTCTTAACGTTTAAAATGACTGTCTAACTGGGTTTGGATGTATCTCCCCAAGGGTTTGAATGAATTTGTGGATCTCGGAATCGTTCCAATTACGTCTGATGTTTCTGAAGAGACAAGTGATGTGTGGATTGTTCTTTGTGAAATGCGAGAGTTACTTAAGGAAGCTAGCTTGATTATTCTGCATGAAGTGCTGACTCGTCTGTCTAATCCCGATGGTGATTATTCAACATAATATCGATCTAATTGTGTCTATTATGACCAGATTTATATGGCATATGGAGCAAAGTAGCAGCTGATGCAATGGCACTTTTTAAATGATTCCAATCATTTAGAAGCTATTATGCTATCTTTAACTGATTAGGCATTTTGTTTTAGTTCTTGTTGTAGCACAGATGAGGTGCTTCTTTATGATTAGGTTTCTCCAGGTGTTCTAgccaaacatgtttttttggAGTGCATAAACTCTAAATAGAATCTGCTAACGGCCAATATAAAAGTGGTCATGTTGGGGACATCGCCTATCATTCCGTTGTCCTGATATCATAGTGGTAGTGAAGTATCGGGCTCTTGAAATCTTGTACCTGGCCTAAGTAGTGAGATTTAACTACATGATGACAGAAGTTGCAATAGCGGTATTGACCTAAATCTCCCTTTTCTTACAGATGCAAATGGAAACTATCCAGCTCTGAGCCCAAGGTAGCTTGCAGTAGTCTGCTCATCAAATGGAAGTTGGCTTAGCATTCCATCCTTGTTTCAGTTGTCTAACTTATCcttctgtttttcctctttccagCACAGGCACAGGTGGGACGTCCCTCTCCGCATGTTGATTTTCTGATCACAACTTCATTTCGATATCCTAATGGGTGATGGCAGGCCATAAATATACTTAAGGAGTTCACACTTGTCTTTGACATTTTCATAGCAGGACTATCAGTTGGAGCAATTGTCGGCATATCTATCGCAGCAATAGCAGTGTTGTCGTTTTTAGCATTTTGTATATACGCTGGAATATACCGAAAGAAGAAAGCGAAGGAGGCAATCTTGCTCTCAGGAGCTCATGAATTATCAGATCGAGCAGGGAATGGTAGTGTTGTTGCTGATATTAATCCCTCGCTTTTTCATCTGTTTTATATGTCTGAACTAAGGATTTACTAGTTTGTACATTCTTGAATACTGTGGACGTGGCAAAAGAACTGATGCCAAATGAAAAGCACCAGCAGATAAAATTTATGCTTCTAGATATATCAATTCACTATCTTGATGAAATCATTCCAATCTATACGTCTTTGGTTACCAACAGTGCATGCATGTTTTGCGGTCACACTGCAGATGAGACTTGGTGCTGCTTAAGATACTTATTTAGCCAGTGTTCTAGATATACTAGAGAATACTTTGCGTCTCAACAGGGATATGTGGTTCATATGTTTTTCTTATAAATCATACCTTCCTTAATTTTATTGGTTAATTTTATTGGTTAATTTTATTGGTCAGTGTTCTCTCTTTGGCAAGCAGTTTTAGCTCTTGTCTACAGAATAAAGAAGATTTGTTAGTCTCCCTAACTTTCCTAGATAGTAAAGAGTACCCTGACTGATATTTCCCCCATCTTCTTGGTCTATTTGCAGGAAGTGACCCAGCAAAACCTTCTGAATCAACTGGCCCAGCAGCAGGTATTATAGGAATCACTGTGGACAAGTCATTGGAGTTTTCATATGAAGAATTGGCCGAGGCTACAGAAAATTTTAGCCTGGCTAATAAAATTGGGGAAGGTGGCTTCGGAGCTGTCTATTATGCTGTATTGAGAGGCGAGGTTTGTCAAAAAATAGCTTTTGCACTTAATGTATGGCTAATATCATTAGTTAAGGTGGTGTGAGTTCATGAGAAGCATGGTAATGAGGGAGAACTTATTGAAATTCAATCTGGGCAGCACCGTCGAATTTGATTCTACAGACTCTAGAGTTGACTCCAGTTGCTTACATGCTGCTTAGCTCGCAATAATTCTCCAGTAGTATTCTATCTGGTTCAATAATAGAAAATAAGATGAGGGGATTCTGTATTCAGTTGAAACCGCTGTTATGCTCTACCATGCTGCAATTACTTGTGGGTACAATTTCGTATTATTACACTCACAGAACTTTCTTCTTGGAAACCATGCAGAAGGCTGCAATTAAGAAGATGGATATGCAAGCTTCAAAAGAATTTCTTGCTGAATTGAAGGTTCTAACGCATGTTCATCACCTTAACCTGGTAAATCCATAATTTCCAGCCTATAGTAGTTTGTTCTTTATGAAGGAAACACCTTTCTACGTCAGTCAATCTTATGCGTTTCCTACAGTTTATGTGGGGATGTATAAATTTTGGACCATGTGTGGCTGTGATATTCGTGCACCCAGACGTAGTGCTTTCACGTGCTGTTTGTTCATGATTAATATTCATTGCATCTGTTCCGATTTCTCTGAATTTCGAAATTCAGTGATGCGTATCATCTGGATATGTCCACTATAAAAATCTGTTGTTGAGAAGCTCCCCTTGTTGCTGCAAAAATCCTGAACTGCATCTAAATTCATGTCATTACTCTACTAGTTATCAAATAAAGACTTGTCTTATTGGTTGATTCAGGTTCGTTTGATTGGATACTGTGTCAAGGgttctcttttccttgtctACGAGTATATCGAGAATGGAAACTTAAGCGAACATTTGCGTCGCTCAGGTGAGATTGGGCACATTTTGAGGACATTATTTGTTGAGTGCCAATTTCTACATTCCATCGATTTTCAGATAAGGAGCCGCTTCCATGGTCTACCAGGGTTCAGATTGCCCTGGATTCTGCAAGAGGTCTTGAATATATCCATGAGCATACAGTACCAGTGTATATCCATCGAGACATTAAATCGGCAAATATATTGATAGACAAGAACTTCCATGGAAAGGTTATTCCTTGTTGAATCTTGCACCAGGATGGACCCTTCAGTTCTTGGATTAACAAGGTAGTGTATGACAGGTGGCAGATTTTGGTTTGACAAAGTTGACTGAGGTTGGCACATCTATCCCCACATTACTTGTAGGGACATTTGGATACATGCCGCCCGAGtatgattctctctctttctcaatgTGATATCTATGCAGGAGGGCATTGACACTGGTCACGCTGACGGGATAGAATAAACACAAGCAATTGTTTTGTCATTTACAGTGTTAAAGAAATCCTCTGTTTGGAAGAAATTAGGAAGCCAAGTTCTTTGTAATGCAATTTCTGCCATCGCTGATTTGAGATTGTGAGGATTTTTGGGATCGTGATAGGTAGCATCCAGGTTTCAAGTTAAAAGGAGAGGGGCTATTCCAAGAAAAACTGTTATTCATGAAGTACAATATCATTTGCTGTGCAGAATCTAATCAAATTATGACAAGATATGATCATTATGACTAAAGAAACAACACTACTCAACTATCTATCACCGCTGTTGCTCAGTTGAGCTCAAAACAAGTGGAAGAGTTATGCTTTTTCCTTTGCAAGTTAACCCAAACATTAACGCAAATCATTGAGATTAATGATTCACTCTGGCTTTGGATAATACACAAACAACGTAATTAACTTTCCCTTGTCTGTGCAGATATGCCCGGTATGGCAATGTCTCTCCTAAAGTTGATGTGTACGCTTTCGGTGTGGTCCTTTATGAACTTATTTCTGCCAAGGGGGCTATAGTCAAGGCAAATGGTTCTATTGCTGAGTCAAGGGGCCTCGTTGCTTTGGTTATTCTCTTTCCCTTGTTCTATTTTACAGCTAGTTAATAGTAATCAGAAACTTTTGCTccaaaatgttcaatataggtttagaactttatCTTTAGCCTGAACAAGCAAATTATATCTGGAATCTATTATTTAACTTTTACTTTTCTGCCAGTTTCATGTGAATTAGCGAGGAGCTTTTTCTACACTTCTGTGGACACATATCATGATTGTGATTTGCCTCCTTGTATGCTTTTGCAATTCATGGACTGCTTCTGGCAATATTATCATAATTGATTGCTGTAATCTCATCATCTGCAGTTTGAAGAGGTTCTTAAGCTACCCGATCCCAGAGAGGACCTTTGCAAACTTGTTGACCCTAGGCTTGGAGATAATTATCCGCTTGATTCCATCTGGAAGGTGGGGGCGTCTTGAGAGAATCATTCTGCCATTTATGTTTTCCTTTCTGGGTAAATTGACATTATAACTGCTGAGTTTTCTACGTGCACAGATGGCCCAGCTTGCGAAAGCTTGCACACAAGAGAATCCTCAACTGCGCCCCAGCATGAGATCTATTGTGGTGGGCCTGATGACGCTTTCATCTTCGACGGAGGATTGGGATGTTGGCTCCTACGAGAACCACGCTCTGGTGAATCTAATGTCTGGAAGGTAGAAATCCCCCTTTTTGCCGGAATCAGGCAATCACATTTTTCGAGCTTTTCCTTCCTATGTTGCATGTGTATATTATGTGAGtaattaaaccaaattcataAATGCTGTCAATGTCAAGACTAACAATCAACTACTGAGTTGTTGATGTCGATGGAGAAGTTGTCGATGTTaatatattccaaaattgaTGTCAATGACTGTTCGGTGCACAAGTTAAATATAATCTTTATTGGAGCATTGCTTTTGAGAAGACTGCTCATATTTCTATGTTGTGACTGTTCATGTTTTTAGGTGTTATGTGTGACTGTTCATATTTTTagatgtaattaatattttgtaAGTTCCTAAGATTTTATCTCCTCCAAACACTAACTATATTTATGAGtcatttagggcgcgtttggtaacgatttgttcccgagaacaaattctAATCagaaatattcttttttattttgttcccgagaataatttctaagtattttaagttatttggtaactatccaaaatttcttattttagaatagaattgcatttggtaccgtgctcatggattatgttccaaatcaatttcttttaatttttaaataattttttttctttttcttttctttttcttttctttttttcctttctctctcccgtTCTTCTTCATCAAGTGGCCGATCGCCGGTCCAACGACCTCACCAGAGTGTTGCTGGCCCTCGACGAGGCCctcgcgaggccgccctcgtcgaccaagcctcgccggtggccaggcgggccttaccggtggccgggcttgcctccgcGAGCTCACCGAACCGGTTGTCGGCAATCGGCGACGACGGCAACAGATGGCGCGGGCGACGAACAACGGCGGACGGCAATCACGGGATGGtgatagatgaagaagaaaaataa harbors:
- the LOC104435165 gene encoding chitin elicitor receptor kinase 1, which gives rise to MKPRLWAIGLLATVLITACSRVQSKCSSGCDLALASYYVRQSTTLSFISQVLSASVADIVSYNKDKISNPNSVQTGFRINVPFSCGCINDSFLGHEFSYTVTQGDTYDEVATQYYSNLTTVGWLQAFNSYPATNIPLNSVLKVVVNCSCGNGTVSKDYGLFITYPLRPVDTLGSVEAEVNLPRTLLQSYNPGVDFSQGSGLVYIPGKDANGNYPALSPSTGTAGLSVGAIVGISIAAIAVLSFLAFCIYAGIYRKKKAKEAILLSGAHELSDRAGNGSDPAKPSESTGPAAGIIGITVDKSLEFSYEELAEATENFSLANKIGEGGFGAVYYAVLRGEKAAIKKMDMQASKEFLAELKVLTHVHHLNLVRLIGYCVKGSLFLVYEYIENGNLSEHLRRSDKEPLPWSTRVQIALDSARGLEYIHEHTVPVYIHRDIKSANILIDKNFHGKVADFGLTKLTEVGTSIPTLLVGTFGYMPPEYARYGNVSPKVDVYAFGVVLYELISAKGAIVKANGSIAESRGLVALFEEVLKLPDPREDLCKLVDPRLGDNYPLDSIWKMAQLAKACTQENPQLRPSMRSIVVGLMTLSSSTEDWDVGSYENHALVNLMSGR